In Streptomyces sp. NBC_01439, the following are encoded in one genomic region:
- the gndA gene encoding NADP-dependent phosphogluconate dehydrogenase: MSTSTAQIGVTGLAVMGSNLARNFARNGFTVAVHNRTAAKATALVEEFGHEGAFVAAGSAKEFVDALERPRRIVIMVKAGEPTDAVIREFVPLLEEGDVIIDGGNAHFEDTRRRERELREHGLHFVGVGISGGEEGALLGPSIMPGGSTTSYASLGPLLEKISAKAADGTPCTSHVGPDGAGHFVKMVHNGIEYADMQLIAEAYHLLREVAGYSPAKIAETFRAWNRGRLDSYLIEITAEVLAHTDPASGLPYVDVVADAAEQKGTGRWTVQIALDLGVPVSGIAEAVFARAVSGHADLRGAARGLAGPTAAVLAPEAAEAFAADVEQALYASKIVSYTQGFHQIRAGSEEYGWNVDLGAVASLWRGGCIIRAAFLDRIRAAYDARPQLPSLLADAHFAEEIAAAQDGWRSVLVAAVRQGIPVPAFAASLAYYDALRAERLPAALTQGQRDFFGAHTYRRTDREGSFHTHWSGDRSETRTS; the protein is encoded by the coding sequence ATGAGCACCAGCACAGCCCAGATCGGCGTCACCGGACTCGCTGTCATGGGCAGCAACCTCGCCCGCAACTTCGCCCGCAACGGATTCACCGTGGCCGTCCACAACCGCACCGCGGCCAAGGCCACTGCGCTGGTGGAGGAGTTCGGGCACGAGGGCGCCTTCGTGGCGGCCGGGTCGGCGAAGGAGTTCGTCGACGCGCTGGAGCGCCCCCGGCGCATCGTCATCATGGTGAAGGCCGGGGAGCCGACCGATGCCGTGATCCGCGAGTTCGTCCCGCTGCTGGAGGAGGGCGACGTCATCATCGACGGCGGCAACGCGCACTTCGAGGACACCCGGCGCCGCGAGCGGGAGCTGCGCGAGCACGGGCTGCACTTCGTGGGTGTGGGCATCTCCGGCGGCGAGGAGGGCGCGCTGCTCGGCCCGAGCATCATGCCGGGCGGCTCGACGACGTCGTACGCCTCCCTCGGACCGCTGCTGGAGAAGATCTCGGCGAAGGCCGCCGACGGCACGCCGTGCACCTCGCACGTGGGTCCCGACGGCGCCGGACACTTCGTCAAGATGGTGCACAACGGCATCGAGTACGCCGACATGCAGCTCATAGCCGAGGCCTACCACCTGCTGCGCGAGGTCGCGGGCTACTCCCCCGCGAAGATCGCGGAGACCTTCCGGGCGTGGAACCGGGGGCGCCTGGACTCGTACCTGATCGAGATCACGGCGGAGGTGCTCGCGCACACGGACCCCGCGAGCGGGCTCCCGTACGTCGACGTGGTGGCCGACGCAGCCGAGCAGAAGGGGACCGGCCGCTGGACCGTGCAGATCGCCCTCGACCTCGGGGTACCGGTGTCGGGAATCGCCGAGGCGGTCTTCGCCCGCGCGGTCTCGGGCCACGCGGACCTGCGCGGGGCCGCGCGGGGGCTTGCGGGCCCGACGGCTGCCGTGCTCGCCCCGGAGGCGGCGGAGGCCTTCGCCGCCGATGTGGAGCAGGCGCTGTACGCGTCGAAGATCGTCTCGTACACCCAGGGCTTCCACCAGATCCGGGCCGGCAGCGAGGAGTACGGCTGGAACGTGGACCTGGGCGCCGTGGCCTCGCTGTGGCGCGGCGGCTGCATCATCCGGGCCGCGTTCCTGGACCGGATCCGGGCTGCGTACGACGCGCGGCCGCAGCTGCCGAGCCTGCTGGCGGACGCGCACTTCGCCGAGGAGATCGCGGCGGCCCAGGACGGCTGGCGGTCCGTCCTGGTGGCGGCGGTGCGCCAGGGCATCCCGGTTCCCGCCTTCGCGGCCTCACTGGCCTACTACGACGCGCTGCGCGCGGAGCGGCTGCCCGCGGCCCTCACCCAGGGGCAGCGGGACTTCTTCGGAGCGCACACCTACCGGCGGACCGACCGCGAGGGCTCGTTCCACACCCACTGGAGCGGCGACCGCTCCGAAACCCGCACGTCGTAG
- a CDS encoding serine/threonine-protein kinase: MSGVPTRIGRYTVARELGSGGMGEVYLAYTPAGDPVAVKVIRNDKLDPLTRARFEKEALIARTVIGTNRVARFLDADPYADQPWLAMEYVTGRTLLACVDTDGTLPMPLVASLGALLAEGLTAVHAAELLHRDLKPQNVIMGGDGPMIIDFGLGAFMDTSKETLSHSGMIIGTVRCMPPEQAGGRPQVSAAADVYALGTVLLYAATGHYPYDGTRWEAIAAQVTNPEIAPDLSGVPAPLVPLLQSMLAHEPEDRPALQAVSDLCAQVIVGCGSNPAAARLALLAHTTAGAPPVGSGEPLTASFEKLLQEQPGLAEDEAADSPLDDPARSSRTEAAGQEQEPEEPVGPEAEPEPAVGPETGTARPRASSARGRAPASKRVADELRSLYAADRVL; the protein is encoded by the coding sequence ATGAGTGGGGTACCCACGCGGATCGGTCGCTACACGGTGGCGCGGGAGCTCGGCTCGGGCGGGATGGGCGAGGTCTACCTCGCCTACACCCCTGCGGGTGACCCGGTCGCCGTAAAGGTGATCCGCAACGACAAACTGGACCCGCTGACCCGTGCCCGGTTCGAGAAGGAAGCCTTGATCGCCCGCACGGTGATCGGCACGAACCGGGTAGCCCGGTTCCTGGACGCCGACCCGTACGCGGACCAGCCGTGGCTGGCCATGGAGTACGTGACCGGGCGCACGCTGCTGGCCTGCGTGGACACCGACGGCACTCTGCCGATGCCGCTCGTGGCCAGCCTCGGCGCGCTGCTCGCGGAGGGCCTGACCGCCGTACACGCTGCGGAGCTGCTGCACCGGGACCTGAAGCCGCAGAACGTGATCATGGGCGGCGACGGTCCGATGATCATCGACTTCGGGCTGGGGGCGTTCATGGACACCTCCAAGGAGACTCTCTCGCACAGCGGGATGATCATCGGCACGGTACGGTGCATGCCGCCCGAGCAGGCCGGCGGACGGCCGCAGGTGTCTGCGGCGGCGGACGTCTACGCGCTCGGCACGGTGCTGCTGTACGCCGCGACAGGCCACTACCCGTATGACGGCACGCGCTGGGAGGCCATCGCAGCGCAGGTGACCAACCCCGAGATCGCTCCGGATCTGTCCGGGGTGCCGGCGCCTCTGGTGCCGCTACTGCAGTCCATGCTGGCGCACGAGCCCGAGGACCGGCCCGCCCTTCAGGCAGTGTCCGACCTGTGCGCGCAGGTCATCGTCGGCTGCGGGTCCAATCCCGCGGCAGCGCGGCTGGCTCTGCTCGCGCACACCACTGCCGGGGCTCCGCCCGTCGGCTCCGGGGAGCCACTAACCGCCTCGTTCGAGAAATTGCTCCAGGAGCAACCCGGCCTCGCCGAGGACGAGGCTGCGGACAGCCCACTGGATGATCCTGCCCGGTCCTCGCGCACCGAGGCTGCCGGTCAGGAGCAGGAACCCGAGGAGCCGGTCGGGCCGGAGGCAGAGCCTGAGCCCGCTGTCGGCCCCGAAACCGGTACAGCCAGGCCTCGGGCGAGCTCGGCTCGGGGCCGGGCACCAGCGTCGAAGCGGGTCGCGGACGAGCTGCGCTCGTTGTACGCCGCGGATCGTGTTCTCTGA
- a CDS encoding SNF2-related protein, which yields MSVEAEAVGGPDDALWDAWQPDDVPAPQQVSGSSGYAPGSQVLVRDELWLVRNCKDVGKDGWMLEVTGVSSFVRGTDAVFYSRLDAIHVLDPRETALVADDSPNHRRGRLFLEAVMRKTFLPQTEHGLALADGFLMDQQVHQLRPAELALSMKNPQPRILIADVVGLGKTLEIGVLLAELIRRGRGERILVVTPQHVLEQFQRELWTRFAIPLVRLDSTGIQRIQQDIPAGRNPFAYFKRAIISVDTLKSDVYAHHLERTDWDAVVIDESHNLVNRGTKNNALARLLARKTDALILASATPHNGDAGSFAELIKMLDEAAITDPSKYEVKDLEHLYIRRTKTTTEVRDSLKGAWADRGPSQPLHVPAGEKELAVFRELATRWIPADPGEPSVSRHQLVPYQLLKSFLSSHRALLETVETRLKTLGTPQTGARETARQAELAALQELRGLAVQIQDEDSAKLAALVEELRRMGVGPGSDTRVVVFSERIPTLKWLAETVPAALGFRRGTTGDEKKPWLAFHGAVQVMHGEAISDEEQQAIVEKFGLRDDPVRILFTGDVASEGVNLHQQCHRLIHFDLPWSLIRIEQRNGRIDRYGQEHQPQFRALILTSDVPWRTDPQTGQARTLDDRLVGEKLLRREEEAHKIEGSAEAITGLYRAKEEENRLTQDLIAGRTVEESIKQSQQGGAAFLAGLLGQVGAVPDHPEVPRANVPRLFSSTADYFDEALHQICRPNPEDQLSLRRDDDGTIAFEPPRDLLYRLKALPKSYLDEQKILPRKTEPGRMRITFSKDLADRRLKAARESSKSQWPNVSYVSDVHPVLDWLTDKVLVEIGRHQAPVLAADVDTPTFLVQGICSNALGRPTLVEWMAVHGDPSNLQVTALTPQVLDDYGVGPAMPGRDVPDSRRAALASYVPAAIDRAEQHLTELSAVYAEKIEATLAPYRKRVVHWQQEALYSTDGTGKQGVNLSAGKRLKLIKSLETTGKPMLRLLAVLEPLTATEGSTR from the coding sequence GTGAGCGTCGAGGCGGAGGCCGTGGGCGGGCCGGACGATGCGCTGTGGGATGCCTGGCAGCCGGACGACGTTCCCGCTCCTCAGCAGGTATCCGGTTCGTCCGGGTATGCCCCAGGTTCCCAGGTGCTGGTCCGGGACGAGCTGTGGCTCGTCCGGAACTGCAAGGACGTCGGCAAGGACGGGTGGATGCTGGAGGTCACCGGCGTCTCGTCCTTCGTCCGTGGCACCGATGCCGTCTTCTACAGCCGTCTCGACGCCATTCATGTGCTGGACCCGCGTGAGACGGCGCTGGTCGCGGACGACTCGCCGAACCACCGTCGCGGTCGACTGTTCCTCGAAGCGGTGATGCGCAAGACGTTCCTGCCGCAGACCGAGCACGGGCTCGCACTGGCCGACGGCTTCCTCATGGACCAGCAGGTTCACCAGCTGCGGCCCGCCGAGCTGGCCCTGTCGATGAAGAATCCGCAGCCGCGCATCCTGATCGCCGATGTGGTGGGTCTGGGGAAGACGCTGGAGATCGGCGTGCTGCTGGCCGAGCTGATCCGGCGCGGGCGGGGTGAGCGGATCCTGGTGGTGACCCCGCAGCACGTTCTGGAGCAGTTCCAACGGGAGCTGTGGACCCGCTTCGCGATTCCGCTGGTGCGGTTGGACTCCACCGGCATCCAGCGCATCCAGCAGGACATCCCGGCCGGCCGCAACCCGTTCGCGTACTTCAAGCGGGCGATTATCTCCGTGGACACACTCAAGAGCGACGTGTACGCGCACCACCTGGAGCGCACGGACTGGGACGCCGTCGTCATCGACGAGTCACACAACCTCGTCAACCGGGGCACCAAGAACAACGCCCTGGCCCGGCTGCTGGCCCGGAAGACCGACGCGCTCATCCTGGCGTCGGCGACCCCCCACAACGGTGACGCCGGCTCCTTCGCCGAACTGATCAAGATGCTGGACGAGGCTGCGATCACAGACCCGTCGAAGTACGAGGTGAAGGACCTCGAGCACCTCTACATCCGGCGGACCAAGACCACCACGGAGGTCCGGGACTCCCTCAAGGGTGCCTGGGCGGACCGCGGGCCGTCCCAGCCCCTCCACGTGCCGGCGGGCGAGAAGGAGCTCGCGGTCTTCCGCGAGCTGGCCACTCGCTGGATCCCGGCCGACCCGGGTGAGCCCTCCGTCAGCCGGCACCAGCTGGTGCCGTATCAGCTGCTGAAGTCCTTCCTGTCCTCGCACCGGGCGTTGCTGGAGACCGTCGAGACACGCCTGAAGACCCTGGGCACACCGCAGACGGGCGCCCGGGAGACGGCTCGGCAGGCGGAGCTGGCGGCGCTGCAGGAGCTGCGGGGGCTGGCCGTGCAGATCCAGGACGAGGACTCCGCGAAGCTCGCGGCGTTGGTCGAGGAACTTCGGAGGATGGGGGTCGGACCCGGATCGGACACCCGCGTCGTGGTCTTCTCCGAGCGCATCCCGACCCTGAAGTGGCTCGCGGAGACCGTCCCGGCCGCACTGGGTTTCCGCCGCGGCACCACTGGCGACGAGAAGAAGCCGTGGCTCGCCTTCCACGGCGCGGTGCAGGTCATGCACGGCGAGGCTATCAGCGATGAGGAACAGCAGGCCATCGTCGAGAAGTTCGGGCTCCGCGACGACCCTGTGCGCATCCTGTTCACCGGTGACGTCGCCTCCGAGGGCGTCAACCTGCACCAGCAGTGCCACCGCCTGATCCACTTCGATCTGCCCTGGTCGCTGATCCGCATCGAGCAGCGCAACGGCCGTATCGACCGCTATGGCCAGGAGCACCAGCCTCAGTTCAGGGCTCTGATCCTCACCAGCGACGTCCCCTGGCGAACGGATCCGCAGACCGGGCAGGCGCGCACGCTGGACGACCGCCTGGTGGGCGAGAAGCTCCTCAGGCGCGAGGAGGAGGCCCACAAGATCGAGGGCTCCGCGGAGGCCATCACCGGGCTGTACCGGGCGAAGGAGGAGGAGAACCGCCTCACCCAGGACCTGATCGCCGGGCGGACCGTCGAGGAATCCATCAAGCAGTCCCAGCAGGGAGGGGCCGCGTTCCTCGCCGGTCTGCTCGGGCAGGTCGGCGCCGTGCCCGACCACCCCGAGGTCCCCCGCGCGAACGTGCCCCGCCTGTTCTCCTCCACCGCCGACTACTTCGACGAAGCACTGCACCAGATCTGCCGACCCAACCCCGAGGACCAGCTCTCGCTGCGCCGCGACGACGACGGCACGATTGCCTTCGAGCCTCCTCGTGACCTGCTGTACCGGCTGAAGGCCCTCCCGAAGTCCTACCTGGACGAGCAGAAGATCCTCCCCCGGAAGACCGAGCCGGGCCGCATGCGGATCACCTTCTCCAAGGACCTGGCTGACCGCCGGCTCAAGGCGGCCCGGGAGTCGTCCAAGTCCCAGTGGCCGAACGTCTCCTACGTCAGCGACGTCCACCCGGTCCTCGACTGGCTGACCGACAAGGTGCTCGTGGAGATCGGCCGCCACCAGGCACCCGTACTCGCCGCCGATGTGGACACCCCGACCTTCCTCGTCCAGGGCATCTGCTCCAACGCGCTCGGCCGGCCCACCCTGGTCGAGTGGATGGCCGTCCACGGTGATCCCTCGAACCTTCAGGTGACGGCCCTGACCCCGCAGGTCCTGGACGACTACGGGGTCGGACCCGCCATGCCGGGCCGCGACGTCCCCGACAGCCGCCGCGCAGCCCTCGCCTCGTACGTGCCCGCCGCCATCGACCGTGCCGAGCAGCACCTCACCGAGCTGAGTGCCGTCTACGCCGAGAAGATCGAGGCCACCCTGGCCCCGTACCGCAAGCGCGTCGTCCACTGGCAGCAGGAGGCCCTCTACTCCACCGACGGCACCGGAAAGCAGGGGGTCAACCTCAGCGCGGGCAAGCGCCTGAAGCTGATCAAGTCCCTGGAGACCACCGGCAAGCCGATGCTGCGCCTCCTCGCCGTCCTCGAACCGCTCACCGCCACTGAAGGAAGCACCCGCTGA
- a CDS encoding serine/threonine-protein kinase: protein MKTHPFEDVTHVPALEPLLARLGTVFQRFDDQDSGCTSYGLLASGQRWFVKTASAPAAVPSLDRAMAVHSAISHPCIVALAHSFTTDIGPVLVYPWTSGEVLYHPTRSHHGGRAAPGSPMARFRAQPLTQINIALDTLLNAHLAVEDAGYVAVDLYDGCMLYDFDQQRMMLCDLDEYRPGPFTLEADRLPGSSRYMAPEEFVRGSLIDIRTTVFNLGRALRLLLDAGDEETQWRGTPAQLAVIMQATAPEPENRLPSVGALAAAWQTAGEQTG from the coding sequence ATGAAGACGCACCCGTTCGAGGACGTTACTCACGTCCCGGCGCTCGAGCCTCTGCTGGCCCGGCTGGGCACCGTGTTCCAGCGGTTCGACGATCAAGACTCCGGCTGCACGTCCTACGGATTACTGGCATCGGGACAGCGCTGGTTCGTGAAGACCGCGTCGGCACCCGCAGCCGTCCCGTCATTGGACAGGGCGATGGCCGTTCACAGTGCCATCTCACATCCGTGCATCGTGGCTTTGGCGCACTCCTTCACGACGGACATCGGCCCGGTGCTCGTCTATCCGTGGACGAGCGGTGAGGTTCTCTACCACCCGACCCGGTCGCACCACGGCGGACGCGCCGCTCCCGGCAGTCCCATGGCACGGTTCAGGGCCCAGCCGCTCACCCAAATCAATATCGCCCTGGACACGCTGCTCAACGCCCATCTGGCTGTCGAAGATGCTGGATATGTAGCCGTGGATTTGTACGACGGCTGCATGCTCTACGACTTCGATCAGCAACGCATGATGCTCTGTGATCTGGACGAGTACCGCCCCGGACCCTTCACCCTGGAGGCCGACCGGCTCCCCGGCTCCAGCCGCTACATGGCACCCGAGGAGTTCGTCCGCGGCTCGCTCATCGACATCCGCACCACGGTCTTCAACCTGGGCAGGGCACTGCGTCTCCTCCTCGACGCCGGCGACGAGGAGACGCAGTGGCGCGGAACCCCCGCTCAGCTGGCGGTCATCATGCAGGCGACGGCACCTGAGCCGGAGAATCGGCTGCCGTCCGTGGGCGCCCTCGCCGCTGCCTGGCAGACAGCAGGAGAACAAACTGGCTGA
- a CDS encoding GNAT family N-acetyltransferase, producing MAIEFQDDREAGRLLAVEDGAVVGHIAYFVLADAPHALVAVHTVVEQGHEGRGIAGGLVKTFYGIAAADGVPVVPLCPYAASWAAKHPDEAPEPAAEVVLAAKAQLAAAPDLG from the coding sequence ATGGCGATCGAGTTCCAGGACGACCGTGAGGCCGGACGGCTGCTCGCCGTCGAGGACGGGGCGGTGGTCGGCCACATCGCGTACTTCGTGCTCGCCGATGCGCCCCACGCCCTGGTCGCGGTGCACACCGTCGTCGAGCAGGGGCACGAGGGCCGCGGCATCGCGGGCGGGCTGGTGAAGACCTTCTACGGGATCGCCGCCGCCGACGGGGTGCCCGTGGTACCGCTCTGCCCGTACGCGGCGAGCTGGGCCGCCAAACATCCCGACGAGGCGCCCGAGCCGGCCGCCGAGGTCGTACTGGCGGCCAAGGCGCAGCTCGCCGCGGCCCCCGACCTCGGGTGA
- a CDS encoding transglycosylase family protein: MGVRGRHRRYQPSSINRASLAVTAGGAGIALPLIGAGVAHAASVDTWNKVASCESTNDWRINTGNGYYGGLQFSQSTWRAFGGTAYAPRADLATKDQQIAVAEKVLGGQGPGAWPDCGKRAGLTRSGPAPAVTPQTQKQTQTQTQIQTRTQAQGQGQAPVVRTTPEQGGGPRPTGTSVLPNPYVVAPGDSLSAIATDQHVEGGWQALYETNRTTIGGNPNLIFPGQRLTLRVTTGPALPPPPRQDPEKPPRTADPVTPVEPAAEKPAEKPAPKPAPKPAEKPVEKPVEKPAPEPASAQQEPDAGGFSAPVDAALGTAYRVSGSSWSSGYHTGVDFPVATGTSVKSVGPGQIVSAGWAGAYGYQVVIRHTDGRYSQYAHLSALGVKAGQQVSGGQRIGRSGSTGNTTGPHLHFEMRTGPGYGSDIDPLKYLRSHGVRI; encoded by the coding sequence ATGGGTGTACGGGGCCGGCACCGCCGGTATCAGCCGAGCAGCATCAACCGGGCCTCACTGGCCGTCACCGCCGGCGGGGCCGGGATCGCGCTCCCGCTCATCGGGGCCGGAGTCGCCCACGCGGCCTCCGTGGACACCTGGAACAAGGTCGCTTCCTGCGAGTCGACGAACGACTGGCGCATCAACACCGGCAACGGCTACTACGGCGGGTTGCAGTTCAGCCAGAGCACCTGGCGGGCCTTCGGCGGCACCGCCTACGCCCCGCGCGCCGACCTGGCCACCAAGGACCAGCAGATTGCGGTCGCGGAGAAGGTCCTGGGGGGCCAGGGGCCCGGGGCCTGGCCCGACTGCGGGAAGCGGGCCGGACTCACGCGCAGCGGCCCGGCGCCCGCCGTCACCCCACAGACGCAGAAGCAGACCCAGACGCAGACCCAGATCCAGACACGTACGCAGGCGCAGGGCCAGGGACAGGCCCCCGTGGTGCGCACGACCCCGGAGCAGGGTGGCGGACCGCGCCCGACGGGGACCTCCGTCCTGCCGAACCCGTACGTCGTCGCGCCCGGCGACTCGCTCTCCGCGATCGCCACCGACCAGCACGTCGAGGGTGGTTGGCAGGCACTGTACGAGACCAACCGGACCACCATCGGCGGCAACCCGAACCTGATCTTCCCGGGGCAGCGGCTCACCCTGCGGGTCACCACGGGGCCCGCCCTGCCGCCGCCGCCCAGGCAGGACCCCGAGAAGCCGCCGCGGACCGCCGACCCGGTGACCCCCGTGGAGCCGGCCGCCGAGAAGCCGGCCGAGAAGCCCGCGCCGAAGCCCGCGCCGAAGCCTGCCGAGAAGCCGGTCGAGAAGCCGGTCGAAAAGCCTGCGCCGGAGCCCGCTTCAGCGCAGCAGGAGCCGGATGCGGGCGGGTTCTCCGCGCCCGTCGACGCGGCCCTCGGCACCGCCTACCGCGTCTCGGGTTCCTCCTGGTCCAGCGGCTACCACACGGGCGTCGACTTTCCGGTGGCGACCGGCACCAGCGTCAAGTCGGTGGGCCCCGGCCAGATCGTCTCCGCCGGTTGGGCCGGGGCCTACGGCTACCAGGTCGTCATCCGGCACACCGACGGCCGGTACTCCCAGTACGCCCACCTCTCCGCCCTCGGCGTCAAGGCCGGCCAGCAGGTCTCCGGAGGCCAGCGCATCGGCCGCTCCGGCTCGACGGGCAACACCACGGGCCCGCACCTGCACTTCGAGATGCGCACGGGACCCGGCTACGGCTCCGACATCGACCCGCTCAAGTACCTCCGTAGCCACGGGGTCCGCATCTGA
- a CDS encoding helix-turn-helix domain-containing protein, producing MNTSEVATMLNMSTSWVYKEAAKLGLKGYKLGRGRNAKVLYKKTEVFKWLEQQKIH from the coding sequence ATGAACACGTCCGAGGTGGCAACCATGCTGAATATGTCCACAAGCTGGGTGTACAAGGAGGCCGCCAAGCTCGGCCTGAAGGGTTACAAGCTCGGCCGAGGCAGGAACGCGAAGGTCCTCTACAAGAAGACCGAGGTCTTCAAGTGGCTGGAGCAGCAAAAGATCCATTAG
- the panD gene encoding aspartate 1-decarboxylase: MMRTMFKSKIHRATVTQADLHYVGSVTVDADLLDAADLLPGELVHIVDITNGARLETYVIEGERGSGVIGINGAAAHLVHPGDLVILISYAQVEDAEARVFEPRVVHVDGDNRIVELGTDPSAPVPGTDQRRSPHAVAV; the protein is encoded by the coding sequence ATGATGCGCACCATGTTCAAGTCCAAGATCCACCGGGCTACCGTCACCCAGGCCGACCTGCACTACGTAGGCTCCGTGACCGTCGACGCCGATCTGCTGGACGCGGCCGATCTGCTGCCCGGGGAGCTCGTCCACATCGTTGACATCACCAACGGGGCGCGGCTGGAGACCTACGTCATCGAGGGGGAGCGCGGGTCCGGGGTGATCGGGATCAACGGCGCCGCGGCGCACCTGGTGCACCCCGGGGACCTGGTCATCCTCATCAGCTACGCGCAGGTCGAGGATGCCGAGGCGCGGGTGTTCGAGCCCCGTGTCGTGCACGTGGACGGTGACAACCGGATCGTCGAGCTCGGCACGGATCCTTCCGCTCCGGTGCCGGGTACGGACCAGCGACGCAGCCCGCACGCCGTGGCCGTCTGA
- a CDS encoding arylsulfatase codes for MTDLLLLHTSPVHVPVFDALRDRNHPGAVLRHLVVPELLDRARAEGAESVAPALRELLLPQAGPPVLVTRSTIGATAERLAPAFGVPVLRVDRPMAAAAVRAGARIAVLAALASTLAPTCALLAEEAGERPVSIDAHLVAGAWDRFEAGDTAGYLARVAAAADSVTGADVIVLAQASMAGAADLATGPVPVLSSPAPGLAAGLAAGPAMRSAG; via the coding sequence GTGACCGATCTGCTCCTGCTGCACACCTCGCCCGTGCACGTCCCGGTCTTCGACGCCCTGCGCGACCGGAACCATCCAGGTGCCGTACTACGGCACCTGGTGGTACCGGAGCTGCTGGACCGGGCCCGTGCCGAAGGGGCGGAGTCGGTGGCTCCGGCCCTGCGGGAGCTGCTGCTCCCGCAAGCGGGGCCGCCCGTGCTGGTCACCCGCTCGACCATCGGGGCGACCGCCGAGCGGCTGGCTCCGGCGTTCGGCGTGCCGGTGCTCCGGGTGGACCGGCCGATGGCGGCCGCCGCGGTGCGGGCGGGGGCGCGGATCGCCGTGCTGGCCGCCCTGGCGTCCACCCTCGCCCCGACCTGCGCACTGCTGGCCGAGGAGGCCGGTGAACGGCCCGTGTCGATCGACGCGCACCTGGTCGCCGGTGCCTGGGACCGCTTCGAGGCCGGGGACACCGCCGGCTACCTCGCCCGCGTCGCCGCGGCCGCCGACTCCGTCACCGGCGCGGACGTCATCGTGTTGGCCCAGGCGTCCATGGCCGGGGCCGCGGACCTGGCCACGGGCCCGGTCCCGGTGCTCTCCAGCCCGGCTCCGGGCCTGGCTGCGGGCCTGGCCGCGGGCCCGGCGATGCGCTCGGCCGGGTAG
- a CDS encoding tyrosine-type recombinase/integrase, which produces MEWHDRWWEARLVEPQTLRGDASCIRTHIRPYWSDWEVRAISRLDVQAWVRRLVVDGKGPSAIRRAYNLLSSIMRAAVDEDLITVTPCRRIALPPEAVKPPQWFTIAQAQAILDELDQPWQTMVLLAFYTGLRWGELAGLHGHRIDWLRGRLFVVEVNTKSGIKQYPKTSKSCREVPIPDHVLDALAQHMHERDREGVVFPTVTKGRSGRLLDDANWRAQTWWPAMRRAHSTDADGAIVRVPQYPPHSTRHTCASWLVQKGVSLYDVQHLLGHESYQTTQRYAHLAPGAHQAVIGAWERLDSQLVVPAGTVMSGASSA; this is translated from the coding sequence ATGGAGTGGCACGACCGCTGGTGGGAGGCCCGGTTGGTCGAGCCTCAGACGCTGAGGGGCGATGCCTCGTGCATCCGCACTCACATCAGGCCGTACTGGTCGGACTGGGAAGTGCGTGCGATCTCGAGGCTGGACGTGCAGGCCTGGGTCCGGAGGCTTGTCGTGGACGGGAAGGGTCCTTCGGCCATCCGGCGGGCCTACAACCTGTTGTCCTCCATCATGCGAGCGGCGGTGGATGAAGACCTCATCACGGTGACGCCATGCCGGCGTATCGCTCTGCCACCGGAGGCGGTGAAGCCGCCGCAGTGGTTCACGATCGCGCAGGCCCAGGCCATCCTGGACGAGCTTGACCAGCCGTGGCAGACGATGGTGCTGCTTGCCTTCTATACAGGCCTCCGGTGGGGCGAGCTTGCCGGCCTGCACGGGCATCGCATCGACTGGCTGCGCGGCCGCTTGTTCGTGGTGGAAGTCAATACAAAATCAGGGATCAAGCAGTATCCGAAGACCTCCAAGAGCTGCCGCGAGGTTCCGATTCCTGATCACGTCCTCGACGCGCTGGCCCAGCACATGCATGAGCGCGACCGTGAGGGCGTCGTCTTCCCCACCGTCACAAAGGGACGGTCGGGCCGGCTCCTGGACGACGCCAACTGGCGGGCCCAGACATGGTGGCCCGCGATGAGGCGGGCGCACTCCACGGACGCCGACGGTGCGATCGTCCGCGTTCCGCAGTACCCGCCGCACTCCACCCGCCACACATGTGCATCGTGGCTCGTGCAGAAGGGCGTGTCGCTGTACGACGTCCAGCACCTACTCGGCCACGAGAGCTACCAGACGACACAGCGGTACGCGCACCTCGCCCCGGGCGCTCACCAGGCGGTCATAGGCGCCTGGGAACGACTGGACTCCCAGTTGGTCGTCCCAGCGGGGACGGTAATGTCCGGCGCCAGCTCGGCGTGA